One window from the genome of Brevibacillus antibioticus encodes:
- a CDS encoding glycoside hydrolase family 73 protein: MSKQQTFIKLIAEAASQLHQEYGIFASVSIAQACLETGWGKFIPVDHKSGKNSNNLFGVKAFNSWKGDRVTCQTWEVYGGKTVSIISQFRAYSSIYESLRDHHQVLLNPRYLRVRQAKTAEEAAQLLHVCGYATDPQYGDKLVGIINQYNLKQYDYVKEDKKVEKDIANEIITQLQAMWKVYDHLGMLDKKARMGELADELRIASGQQAMNR; this comes from the coding sequence ATGAGTAAACAACAGACGTTCATTAAGCTCATTGCAGAGGCTGCTTCCCAGCTCCATCAGGAGTACGGGATATTCGCCAGCGTCAGTATTGCCCAAGCGTGCTTGGAGACAGGGTGGGGGAAGTTCATTCCCGTTGATCATAAGTCGGGCAAGAATTCGAATAACCTGTTTGGTGTGAAAGCGTTCAATAGCTGGAAAGGTGATCGTGTCACCTGTCAAACGTGGGAAGTCTATGGAGGGAAGACAGTCTCTATCATCAGCCAATTCCGCGCCTATTCTTCTATTTATGAGTCACTACGCGACCATCATCAAGTTCTACTCAACCCTCGCTATTTACGTGTGAGACAAGCCAAGACAGCAGAAGAAGCAGCACAGCTCCTACACGTTTGTGGGTATGCAACTGACCCACAATATGGGGATAAGCTTGTGGGTATTATCAACCAGTACAATCTCAAACAGTATGATTACGTGAAGGAGGACAAGAAAGTGGAGAAGGACATTGCAAATGAGATTATCACCCAATTGCAAGCTATGTGGAAAGTGTATGACCATTTAGGAATGCTGGACAAGAAAGCTCGTATGGGTGAACTAGCTGACGAACTACGTATAGCCAGTGGTCAACAAGCCATGAATAGGTAA